A part of Variovorax sp. HW608 genomic DNA contains:
- a CDS encoding 2-hydroxyacid dehydrogenase, translating to MTGTSASNATARPELLAVAPLMPFLMEALCREYTVHDRIHVSDPAAFAEVAPRIRGVVANGEAKVPRELIAQLPALEVISVFGVGYDGIDVAAAHERGVPVTNTPEVLNDDVADLAIGLMLAVARRIPQADRFVRGNEWPKGPIALARKVTGSRLGIVGMGRIGQAIAHRAGAFGMDIAYTARSPRGNVNYTYYPDAASLASAVDFLIVITPGGAATRGMIDARVLKALGPEGYLVNVARGSVVDEPALIEALRGGVIAGAALDVFANEPQVPEALREMSNVVLTPHIGSGTRQTREAMGRLTFDNLRAHFTGAPLLTPVDA from the coding sequence ATGACAGGGACCAGTGCTTCGAACGCTACCGCTCGCCCCGAGCTGCTGGCCGTCGCGCCCCTGATGCCTTTCCTCATGGAGGCCCTCTGCCGCGAGTACACGGTGCACGACCGCATCCATGTGAGCGACCCGGCGGCCTTCGCCGAAGTGGCGCCGCGCATCCGCGGCGTGGTCGCCAACGGTGAAGCCAAGGTCCCGCGCGAACTGATCGCGCAGTTGCCCGCGCTCGAAGTCATCTCGGTGTTCGGCGTGGGCTACGACGGCATCGACGTCGCCGCCGCGCACGAGCGCGGCGTGCCGGTCACCAACACCCCCGAGGTGCTGAACGACGACGTGGCCGATCTCGCGATCGGCCTGATGCTCGCGGTCGCACGCCGCATTCCGCAGGCGGATCGCTTCGTGCGCGGCAACGAATGGCCGAAGGGACCGATCGCGCTCGCTCGCAAGGTCACGGGCAGCCGCCTCGGCATCGTCGGCATGGGCCGCATCGGGCAGGCCATCGCGCATCGCGCCGGCGCGTTCGGGATGGACATCGCCTACACGGCGCGTTCACCGCGCGGCAACGTCAACTACACCTACTACCCCGACGCCGCCTCGCTCGCGTCGGCGGTGGATTTCCTCATCGTCATCACGCCGGGCGGTGCCGCCACGCGGGGCATGATCGATGCGCGCGTCCTCAAGGCGCTCGGGCCGGAGGGCTATCTGGTCAACGTCGCGCGCGGCAGCGTGGTCGACGAGCCCGCGCTGATCGAGGCCTTGCGGGGCGGCGTCATTGCCGGCGCGGCGCTCGACGTGTTCGCGAACGAGCCGCAGGTACCCGAGGCGCTGCGCGAGATGTCCAACGTGGTGCTCACGCCGCACATCGGCAGCGGCACGCGACAGACGCGCGAGGCGATGGGCCGGCTCACCTTCGACAACCTGCGCGCGCACTTCACCGGTGCGCCGCTCTTGACCCCGGTCGACGCCTGA
- a CDS encoding RidA family protein translates to MSHVEMLGQSPIASDRQARPLSPATRAGDFVFVSGQVPTDDQGQVIVGGIEEQTRQVFKRIEDALALAGCTLSDIAKVSVWLNDARDFGSFNRVYMECLGDHRPARSTVESRLMIDAKVEIDVTAYKPRG, encoded by the coding sequence ATGTCCCACGTTGAAATGCTCGGCCAGTCGCCGATCGCCTCCGATCGCCAGGCACGCCCCCTGTCGCCCGCCACCCGTGCAGGCGATTTCGTCTTTGTCTCGGGCCAGGTCCCCACGGATGACCAGGGCCAGGTGATCGTCGGCGGCATCGAGGAGCAGACGCGCCAGGTCTTCAAGCGCATCGAGGATGCGCTCGCGCTCGCGGGCTGCACGCTCTCGGACATCGCCAAGGTCAGCGTGTGGCTGAACGACGCGCGCGATTTCGGCAGCTTCAACCGCGTGTACATGGAGTGCCTGGGCGACCATCGCCCGGCACGCTCGACGGTCGAGTCGCGGCTGATGATCGACGCCAAGGTCGAGATCGACGTCACCGCGTACAAACCGCGCGGCTGA
- a CDS encoding MurR/RpiR family transcriptional regulator: MNSSLLQRLRESMAGLPAAQRSVVQVVLEDPRAAVAATVEQLAQQAGVSMPTIVRTCRAFGFDSVREFMLALAQDLAVTGSYLHRSVLAEDSASDVASKIIHAAVSSLTELGRRIDVDVLDQVATRLAAAKRIDCYSVGAASTFMASELQSRLFRLGCTSNAIFDAHQQLVSASTLGPEGVAFVISHVGRMPYTLEAARFARSQGATVIALTQPDTQLAEIADLVIGVSVPQDAVMRVGTEAYLAHLVVIEILMVRLAQKLGPSVTRGLQQFKQLLHKHGFDSAEYSGATEATDEET, encoded by the coding sequence ATGAACAGTTCCCTGCTGCAGCGCCTGCGCGAAAGCATGGCCGGACTCCCGGCGGCGCAGCGCAGCGTGGTGCAGGTCGTGCTCGAAGATCCCCGCGCAGCGGTGGCCGCAACGGTGGAGCAGCTCGCGCAGCAGGCCGGCGTGTCGATGCCGACCATCGTGCGCACCTGCCGTGCCTTCGGCTTCGATTCGGTGCGCGAGTTCATGCTCGCACTGGCGCAGGACCTCGCAGTGACCGGCTCCTACCTGCACCGCAGCGTGCTGGCGGAAGACAGCGCAAGCGACGTGGCCAGCAAGATCATCCATGCGGCCGTGTCGTCGCTGACCGAGCTCGGGCGCCGCATCGACGTCGATGTGCTCGACCAGGTCGCGACCCGGCTCGCTGCGGCCAAGCGCATCGACTGCTATTCGGTGGGCGCCGCTTCCACCTTCATGGCAAGCGAGCTGCAGAGCCGGCTGTTCCGCCTGGGGTGCACGTCCAACGCGATCTTCGACGCGCACCAGCAGCTCGTGTCGGCGAGCACGCTCGGCCCCGAAGGCGTGGCCTTCGTGATCTCGCACGTGGGGCGCATGCCCTACACGCTGGAGGCGGCCCGCTTCGCGCGTTCGCAGGGCGCGACGGTGATCGCGCTGACGCAGCCCGACACGCAGCTGGCCGAGATCGCCGATCTCGTGATCGGCGTCTCGGTGCCGCAGGACGCGGTGATGCGCGTCGGCACCGAGGCCTACCTCGCACATCTCGTGGTCATCGAGATCCTGATGGTGCGCCTGGCACAGAAACTCGGGCCGTCCGTCACGCGCGGCCTCCAGCAGTTCAAGCAGTTGCTGCACAAGCATGGCTTCGACAGCGCCGAATACTCCGGCGCCACTGAGGCCACTGACGAAGAAACATGA
- a CDS encoding ABC transporter ATP-binding protein has product MSQATVYKADAATPRLEVRGLSTSFATEAGRVQSVADVSFTIRPGETLALVGESGSGKSVTSLTLMGLHARTSQAQVQGEAWFVQRDGRRVDLLAIPEADKRKLRGNELGMIFQEPMTSLNPVLTIGEQIAESVRLHLGLDRKAALAHARRMLELVEIPAAGQRVNEYPHQLSGGMRQRVMIALAMACNPTLLIADEPTTALDVTIQAQILALMGRLQKETGMSMLFVTHNLGVVAQYADAVAVMYAGRIVESAPVHDLFARPAHPYTRGLLACLPGVARRRGAHAAQGQRPQLVAIPGQVSSPFAPPPGCAFAPRCAYRREACEVCVPKLEPAGSGRMVRCIGFVENQEKVA; this is encoded by the coding sequence ATGAGCCAAGCCACCGTTTACAAGGCGGACGCCGCCACGCCGCGGCTCGAAGTGCGCGGGCTTTCCACCTCCTTCGCGACCGAGGCCGGGCGCGTGCAGAGCGTGGCCGACGTCTCCTTCACGATCCGCCCCGGCGAGACGCTGGCGCTGGTCGGCGAATCGGGCTCGGGCAAGTCCGTGACCAGCCTCACGCTGATGGGCCTGCATGCCCGCACCTCGCAGGCGCAGGTGCAGGGCGAGGCCTGGTTCGTCCAGCGCGACGGACGCCGCGTCGACCTGCTCGCGATCCCCGAAGCCGACAAGCGCAAGCTGCGCGGCAACGAGTTGGGCATGATCTTCCAGGAGCCGATGACCAGCCTCAATCCGGTGCTGACCATCGGCGAGCAGATCGCCGAGTCGGTGCGGCTGCACCTCGGGCTCGATCGCAAGGCCGCCCTGGCGCATGCGCGCCGCATGCTCGAACTGGTCGAGATCCCCGCGGCCGGCCAGCGCGTGAACGAGTATCCGCACCAGCTCTCCGGTGGCATGCGCCAGCGCGTGATGATCGCGCTCGCGATGGCCTGCAACCCCACCTTGCTGATCGCCGACGAGCCGACCACCGCGCTCGACGTGACCATCCAGGCGCAGATACTCGCGCTCATGGGCCGGCTGCAGAAGGAGACCGGCATGAGCATGCTCTTCGTCACGCACAACCTTGGCGTCGTCGCGCAGTACGCCGATGCGGTGGCGGTGATGTACGCGGGGCGGATCGTCGAATCGGCACCGGTACACGACCTCTTCGCGCGGCCGGCGCATCCCTACACGCGCGGGCTCTTGGCGTGCCTGCCGGGCGTTGCGCGGCGTCGCGGTGCGCACGCCGCGCAAGGCCAAAGGCCGCAGCTCGTGGCCATTCCGGGCCAGGTGTCGAGCCCCTTCGCGCCGCCGCCGGGCTGCGCTTTCGCGCCCCGATGCGCCTACCGTCGCGAGGCCTGCGAGGTCTGCGTGCCGAAACTCGAGCCCGCGGGAAGCGGGCGCATGGTGCGCTGCATCGGCTTCGTCGAAAACCAGGAGAAGGTCGCATGA
- a CDS encoding ABC transporter permease codes for MLRFLLTRLAGALAVLAIVAVLVFTLTRLASGDPVALLLGDQATAADIAAARVQYGLDKPLPTQFVLWVGELLHGNLGQSLFLQRPVAQALLERAEPTLFLALFAVFIAALIGIPAGMAAAVWRGSAADQAVSSVAMLGASVPSFWLGLILIQFFAVKLGWFPASGYGDPSATLHERLHHLLLPALVLGLLNSALIIRFTRASVLDILGEDYVRTARAKGLPERVIMVHHVLRNALVPIVTVLGLTLALMIGGTVVTETVFNLPGVGNLVVRAVLRRDYPVIQGTLLVIAAIYVFINLGIDFIYTLVDPRIRLESK; via the coding sequence ATGCTGCGCTTCCTGCTCACCCGCCTGGCCGGGGCCCTGGCGGTGCTCGCGATCGTCGCGGTGCTGGTCTTCACCCTGACGCGCCTCGCGTCCGGTGATCCCGTTGCGCTGCTGCTCGGCGATCAGGCCACCGCCGCCGACATCGCCGCGGCCCGCGTGCAATACGGGCTCGACAAGCCGCTGCCGACGCAGTTCGTGCTGTGGGTCGGCGAGCTGCTGCACGGCAACCTGGGGCAGTCGCTGTTCCTGCAGCGCCCCGTGGCGCAGGCGCTGCTGGAGCGTGCCGAGCCGACGCTGTTCCTCGCGCTCTTCGCGGTGTTCATCGCGGCGCTGATCGGCATTCCGGCCGGCATGGCGGCGGCCGTCTGGCGCGGCAGCGCGGCCGACCAGGCCGTCAGCAGCGTCGCGATGCTCGGCGCGAGCGTGCCGAGCTTCTGGCTCGGCCTGATCCTGATCCAGTTCTTCGCGGTCAAGCTCGGGTGGTTCCCGGCATCGGGCTACGGCGATCCGAGCGCAACGCTGCACGAGCGGCTGCATCACCTGCTGTTGCCCGCGCTGGTGCTGGGGCTGCTCAACTCGGCGCTGATCATCCGCTTCACGCGCGCCTCGGTGCTCGACATCCTCGGCGAGGACTACGTGCGCACCGCACGCGCCAAGGGCCTGCCCGAGCGCGTGATCATGGTCCACCACGTGCTGCGCAACGCGCTGGTGCCGATCGTCACGGTGCTCGGCCTCACGCTCGCGCTGATGATCGGCGGCACCGTGGTGACCGAGACGGTGTTCAACCTGCCCGGCGTCGGCAACCTGGTGGTGCGCGCGGTGCTGCGGCGCGACTACCCGGTGATCCAGGGCACGCTGCTCGTCATCGCGGCCATCTACGTGTTCATCAACCTCGGCATCGACTTCATCTACACGCTGGTCGATCCGCGCATCCGGCTGGAGTCCAAATGA
- a CDS encoding ABC transporter permease, with amino-acid sequence MKAAVSSFVASLLPMASRLFMRRIVLASALVLLLVVGVAVILPWVSDADPGAIEISQRLHAPSWEHWAGTDELGRDVMLRIVHGARYSLLIGFITAAGAVLCGTLLGMLAGFFRRLDAPLMRIVDAMMSFPDILLGIALVSILGVSLWNVMLALVIVYTPRVARVVRATTLVLRELLFVDAARALGVRTPRILRKHILPNLMSPILVQVTFIFAYAILAEAGLSFLGVGVPPDIPTWGTMIAGSLEYADKAFWTIFCPGLAIVLTALSLQILGDGVRDMLDPKLRKAA; translated from the coding sequence ATGAAAGCGGCCGTCTCATCCTTTGTCGCCAGTCTGCTGCCGATGGCGAGCCGCCTGTTCATGCGCCGGATCGTGCTCGCGTCGGCGCTGGTGCTGCTGCTGGTGGTGGGCGTGGCGGTGATCCTCCCGTGGGTCTCGGACGCGGACCCCGGCGCGATCGAGATCAGCCAGCGGCTGCACGCACCTTCCTGGGAGCATTGGGCGGGCACCGACGAGCTCGGCCGCGACGTGATGCTGCGCATCGTGCACGGCGCGCGCTATTCGCTCCTGATCGGCTTCATCACCGCCGCCGGCGCCGTGCTCTGCGGCACGCTGCTCGGGATGCTCGCCGGCTTCTTCCGCCGCCTCGACGCGCCGCTGATGCGCATCGTCGACGCGATGATGTCCTTCCCCGACATCCTGCTGGGCATCGCGCTGGTGTCGATCCTCGGCGTTTCGCTGTGGAACGTGATGCTGGCGCTGGTGATCGTCTATACGCCGCGCGTGGCGCGGGTGGTGCGCGCCACCACGCTGGTGCTGCGCGAACTGCTGTTCGTCGATGCAGCGCGGGCCCTCGGCGTGCGCACGCCGCGCATCCTGCGCAAGCACATCCTGCCGAACCTGATGTCGCCGATCCTCGTGCAGGTGACCTTCATCTTCGCCTACGCGATCCTGGCCGAGGCGGGGCTTTCGTTCCTCGGCGTCGGCGTGCCGCCGGACATCCCGACCTGGGGCACCATGATCGCCGGCAGCCTCGAATACGCCGACAAGGCCTTCTGGACCATCTTCTGCCCCGGCCTCGCGATCGTGCTGACCGCGCTGTCGCTGCAGATCCTGGGCGACGGCGTGCGCGACATGCTCGATCCCAAGCTGAGGAAAGCGGCATGA
- a CDS encoding amino acid deaminase, which translates to MNEELILDHRSKSYPLEAAPCRAADLGSKGWHVLADDLAYPLAVVHRSALAHNIAWMQDYARRKGVLLAPHGKTTMSPELFEQQLAGGAWGLTFATIYQLAVGVEAGARRCIIANQVLGDADLDGLDMLLAGHNDLRVWFLVDSLAQLALIEDWAARRQSHRTFDVLIEIGIPGQRTGCRTLGEALELARAISQSPVVRLGGIECYEGGLARCDSEHDAREVTALVERVLEVARRCDAEQLFGEDTPLLTAGGSAVFDLVIPLLRAQGLSRPMQGVLRSGCYITHDNGTYARFLKQVEQREGLDSSLRAALEVWSLVQSVPEPGLALLTCGRRDISYDIEMPIPVRHAPRGARIAAAVPADWKISALNDQHAYLRFDPDGTVPQVGDRVALGISHPCTTFDKWRWLALVDDDLAVTGAISTRF; encoded by the coding sequence ATGAACGAAGAGCTGATCCTCGACCACCGCAGCAAGAGCTACCCGCTGGAGGCCGCTCCCTGCCGCGCCGCCGACCTCGGCAGCAAGGGCTGGCACGTGCTCGCCGACGACCTCGCCTATCCGCTGGCCGTCGTCCATCGCTCCGCGCTCGCGCACAACATCGCCTGGATGCAGGACTACGCACGGCGCAAGGGCGTGCTGCTGGCGCCGCACGGCAAGACCACGATGTCGCCCGAGCTGTTCGAGCAGCAGCTCGCCGGCGGCGCCTGGGGCCTGACCTTCGCCACCATCTATCAGCTCGCAGTGGGTGTCGAGGCAGGGGCGCGACGCTGCATCATCGCCAACCAGGTGCTGGGCGATGCCGACCTCGACGGCCTGGACATGCTGCTCGCGGGGCACAACGACCTGCGCGTGTGGTTCCTGGTCGACTCGCTCGCGCAACTGGCGCTCATCGAGGACTGGGCCGCGCGCCGGCAGTCGCATCGCACCTTCGACGTGCTGATCGAGATCGGCATTCCGGGCCAGCGCACCGGTTGCCGCACGCTGGGCGAGGCGCTCGAACTCGCAAGGGCGATCTCGCAATCGCCCGTCGTCCGGCTCGGCGGCATCGAATGCTATGAAGGCGGCCTCGCGCGCTGCGACAGCGAGCACGACGCGCGCGAAGTCACGGCGCTGGTGGAGCGCGTGCTCGAAGTCGCGCGGCGCTGCGATGCGGAGCAACTCTTCGGCGAGGACACGCCGCTGCTCACGGCCGGGGGCTCCGCGGTATTCGATCTCGTGATCCCGCTGCTGCGCGCGCAAGGGTTGTCGCGGCCCATGCAGGGCGTGCTGCGCTCGGGCTGCTACATCACGCATGACAACGGCACTTACGCACGCTTCCTCAAGCAGGTGGAGCAGCGCGAAGGGCTGGACAGCTCGCTGCGCGCGGCGCTCGAGGTCTGGTCGCTCGTGCAATCCGTACCCGAGCCGGGACTCGCGCTCCTGACCTGCGGCCGGCGCGACATCTCCTACGACATCGAGATGCCGATCCCGGTGCGGCATGCGCCGCGCGGCGCGCGCATCGCGGCCGCAGTGCCGGCCGACTGGAAGATCAGCGCGCTCAACGACCAGCATGCCTACCTGCGCTTCGATCCGGACGGCACGGTGCCGCAGGTCGGCGATCGCGTGGCGCTCGGCATCTCGCATCCGTGCACCACCTTCGACAAGTGGCGCTGGCTGGCGCTGGTGGATGACGACCTGGCCGTGACCGGCGCCATCAGTACCCGTTTCTGA
- a CDS encoding ABC transporter substrate-binding protein, whose protein sequence is MTATTVPTSGFSSPSTVRAPRWRAFAGAAAAVLALGLLPGAAFAEPPKGGAANLAMVGEPQGLDPMISTADLVGTIMQHVYEPLYTFDANWNIAPMLAEGMPVVSKDGLTYTIALRKGVKFHNGRELNADDVVASLQRWMELSPRGKAVGKEVASLTAKGPLTVEIKLNAPYAPLLAQLALPSGMAAIMAKESIAPQLKDFIGTGPYKFKERRPDQFTVLVRYEGYSPRKEAPSGYAGRREALLDELRFVPVPNANTRVEGALSGQFQYADLLPVESAGRIDKGAPAVVPIVTKNFGFPYIVFNTKEGVLASQPLRRAVQTAVGQGELMAAGFGDNRFFVVEPNFFPKGTPYFSTAGSNAYNTRNPQSAKEAAAKAGYNGQPIRIMASRQYEFHYNMALVMSEQLKKAGFKTDLQVVDWATLVQRRNDAKLWDVYFTHSGLFPEPMLSPPQLGDGAPGWWETPAKKSTLAAFNHESDVAKRGALWGQVQQTVYDEVPFIEVGKFNSLSARSAKLEGYTPAIWPFFWNTGLAK, encoded by the coding sequence ATGACCGCCACCACTGTACCGACATCTGGTTTTTCTTCTCCCAGCACGGTGCGCGCGCCGCGTTGGCGGGCATTCGCGGGCGCAGCCGCCGCCGTGCTTGCGCTGGGCCTCCTGCCCGGGGCCGCGTTCGCCGAACCTCCGAAGGGCGGAGCGGCCAATCTGGCGATGGTCGGCGAGCCGCAGGGCCTCGACCCCATGATCAGCACCGCCGACCTCGTCGGCACGATCATGCAGCACGTCTACGAGCCACTCTATACCTTCGATGCGAACTGGAACATCGCGCCGATGCTGGCCGAAGGCATGCCGGTGGTCTCGAAGGACGGCCTGACCTACACCATCGCGCTGCGCAAGGGTGTGAAGTTCCACAACGGACGCGAGTTGAACGCCGATGACGTGGTCGCGTCGCTGCAGCGCTGGATGGAGCTGTCGCCGCGCGGCAAGGCAGTGGGCAAGGAAGTCGCCTCGCTGACCGCCAAGGGCCCGCTCACGGTGGAGATCAAGCTCAATGCACCGTACGCACCCCTGCTCGCGCAGCTGGCGCTGCCCAGCGGCATGGCGGCGATCATGGCCAAGGAAAGCATCGCGCCGCAGCTGAAGGACTTCATCGGCACCGGCCCCTACAAGTTCAAGGAGCGCCGCCCCGACCAGTTCACGGTGCTGGTGCGCTATGAAGGCTACTCGCCGCGCAAGGAGGCGCCGAGCGGCTACGCGGGCCGCCGCGAAGCCCTGCTGGACGAGCTGCGCTTCGTGCCCGTGCCAAACGCGAACACGCGCGTCGAAGGCGCGCTGTCGGGCCAGTTCCAGTACGCCGACCTGCTGCCCGTCGAGTCTGCAGGCCGCATCGACAAGGGCGCGCCAGCAGTCGTGCCGATCGTGACGAAGAACTTCGGCTTCCCCTACATCGTGTTCAACACCAAGGAAGGCGTGCTGGCATCGCAGCCGCTGCGCCGCGCGGTGCAGACCGCGGTGGGGCAGGGCGAGCTGATGGCTGCCGGCTTCGGCGACAACCGCTTCTTCGTCGTCGAGCCCAACTTCTTCCCGAAGGGCACGCCGTACTTCTCGACCGCGGGCAGCAACGCCTACAACACGCGCAACCCGCAGTCGGCCAAGGAGGCTGCCGCCAAGGCCGGCTACAACGGCCAGCCGATCCGCATCATGGCGAGCCGCCAGTACGAGTTCCACTACAACATGGCGCTCGTGATGTCCGAGCAGCTCAAGAAGGCCGGCTTCAAGACTGACCTGCAGGTGGTGGACTGGGCCACGCTGGTGCAGCGGCGCAACGATGCCAAGTTGTGGGACGTGTACTTCACGCATTCGGGCCTCTTCCCCGAGCCGATGCTCTCGCCGCCGCAGCTGGGCGACGGCGCGCCGGGCTGGTGGGAAACGCCGGCCAAGAAGTCGACCTTGGCCGCCTTCAACCACGAAAGCGACGTCGCCAAGCGCGGCGCGCTGTGGGGCCAGGTGCAGCAGACGGTGTATGACGAAGTGCCGTTCATCGAGGTCGGCAAGTTCAACAGCTTGTCCGCGCGCTCGGCCAAGCTGGAGGGGTATACGCCGGCGATCTGGCCGTTCTTCTGGAACACCGGCCTCGCCAAGTAA
- a CDS encoding N-acyl-D-amino-acid deacylase family protein: MKDNGPGTLLTGGQIVDGGGTPGWTGDVLLVGERIASVAAPGQTPPQMLGELRAGGGVEEIDCTGMVVAPGFIDVHTHDDAAAIEKPDMLPKLSQGVTTVIVGNCGISLAPVVTQAPLAPLSLLGREQFRHPTMRAYADAVNAARPGVNVAALLGHTALRMRHMASLDRAADARERVAMAADMQEAMDAGALGLSSGVFYEEAYAADLDELVAVASVAARNGGVYATHIRDELAGILPALQEAALTARQSGLPLVISHHKCAGPDNWGRTRETLPLIEQLARGQEIGMDVYPYTAGSTVLREDLVDGIIDVLITGSEPHPEMGGRYLADIAKEWGVSQQEAAVRLKPGNACYFQMREDDVQRVVTHPLSMIGSDGLPHDERPHPRLWGAFPRVLASYWREKGLLRLEEAIHKMTGMSAARFRIGGRGLLKAGYMADVVVFDPLRVKDGATFEQPRQFSEGIERVWVNGALSYTASGRATGARAGRFVVRASLSGAA; this comes from the coding sequence ATGAAAGACAACGGACCCGGCACGCTCCTCACGGGCGGCCAGATCGTCGACGGCGGCGGCACGCCCGGATGGACGGGCGACGTGCTGCTCGTGGGCGAGCGCATCGCATCGGTCGCGGCGCCCGGGCAGACGCCGCCGCAGATGCTCGGCGAGCTGCGCGCCGGCGGCGGCGTGGAGGAGATCGATTGCACCGGCATGGTCGTCGCGCCGGGCTTCATCGACGTGCACACGCACGATGACGCCGCCGCGATCGAGAAACCGGACATGCTGCCCAAGCTTTCGCAGGGCGTGACCACGGTGATCGTCGGCAACTGCGGCATCTCGCTGGCGCCGGTGGTGACGCAGGCGCCGCTGGCCCCGCTGTCGCTGCTGGGGCGCGAGCAGTTCCGTCATCCCACGATGCGCGCCTATGCCGATGCGGTGAATGCCGCGCGTCCCGGTGTCAATGTCGCCGCGCTGCTCGGGCATACCGCGCTGCGCATGCGCCACATGGCTTCGCTGGATCGTGCGGCCGACGCGCGCGAGCGCGTGGCCATGGCGGCGGACATGCAGGAGGCCATGGACGCGGGCGCATTGGGCCTGTCTTCCGGCGTGTTCTACGAGGAGGCGTATGCCGCGGACCTCGATGAGCTCGTGGCCGTGGCGAGCGTGGCGGCGCGCAACGGCGGGGTGTACGCCACGCACATCCGCGATGAACTCGCGGGCATTCTTCCGGCGCTCCAGGAGGCGGCGCTGACCGCGCGCCAGTCCGGCTTGCCGCTCGTCATCTCGCACCACAAGTGCGCGGGCCCCGACAACTGGGGACGCACGCGCGAGACCCTGCCGCTGATCGAGCAACTGGCGCGCGGCCAGGAGATCGGCATGGACGTCTATCCCTATACCGCGGGTTCGACCGTGCTGCGCGAGGATCTGGTCGACGGGATCATCGACGTCCTCATCACCGGCAGCGAGCCGCATCCCGAAATGGGCGGCCGCTACCTGGCGGACATCGCGAAGGAGTGGGGCGTGTCGCAGCAGGAAGCTGCCGTGCGCCTGAAGCCCGGCAATGCCTGTTACTTCCAGATGCGCGAGGACGACGTGCAGCGCGTGGTCACGCACCCGCTCTCGATGATCGGCTCCGACGGCCTGCCGCACGACGAGCGACCGCATCCGCGCCTGTGGGGTGCGTTCCCGCGCGTGCTGGCCAGCTACTGGCGCGAGAAGGGCCTGCTGCGTCTCGAGGAGGCGATCCACAAGATGACCGGCATGTCGGCCGCGCGTTTCCGCATCGGTGGACGCGGGCTGCTCAAGGCGGGCTACATGGCCGACGTGGTGGTGTTCGATCCGCTGCGTGTGAAGGACGGCGCGACCTTCGAGCAGCCGCGGCAGTTCAGCGAGGGCATCGAGCGGGTCTGGGTCAACGGCGCGCTGAGCTACACGGCATCGGGCCGCGCGACCGGCGCGCGCGCGGGCCGCTTCGTGGTGCGTGCCTCATTGTCCGGCGCCGCATAG
- a CDS encoding ABC transporter ATP-binding protein produces MTTASLAHDNLLEVRNLRKYFGKGSHPVRAVDDVSFSIRKGETLGLVGESGSGKSTIGRLLTRLVDPTDGEMLYQQGGSDAAPRNLAELSQSQFRPLRSKIQIIFQDPYASLNPRMRIRDVLGEALDTHGLAKGSARKPRIEQLLQQVGLRPEHADRYPHEFSGGQRQRIGIARALAVEPQFIVADEPLSALDVSIQAQVVNLLGELKEQLGLTLLFISHDLDVVEYLCDRVVVLYLGRVMEIAPTESLYANPRHPYTRALLAAAPIPDPAQRRVVPLLQGDLPSPANPPSGCVFRTRCPMAEERCASADMRLREVQPGHWHACWRDDL; encoded by the coding sequence ATGACGACGGCAAGCCTCGCCCATGACAACCTGCTCGAAGTCCGCAACCTGCGCAAGTACTTCGGCAAGGGCAGCCATCCCGTGCGCGCGGTGGACGACGTGAGCTTCAGCATCCGCAAGGGCGAGACGCTGGGGCTGGTCGGCGAATCGGGCTCGGGCAAGAGCACCATCGGCCGCCTGCTCACGCGCCTCGTGGACCCGACCGACGGCGAGATGCTCTACCAGCAGGGCGGGTCGGATGCGGCGCCGCGCAACCTGGCGGAGCTGTCGCAGTCGCAGTTCCGCCCGTTGCGCTCGAAGATCCAGATCATCTTCCAGGACCCCTATGCCAGCCTCAACCCGCGCATGCGCATCCGCGACGTGCTGGGCGAGGCGCTCGATACGCACGGGCTGGCCAAAGGCAGTGCGCGCAAGCCGCGCATCGAGCAACTGCTGCAGCAGGTGGGCCTGCGGCCGGAGCATGCGGACCGCTATCCGCACGAGTTCTCGGGCGGCCAGCGGCAGCGCATCGGCATCGCGCGGGCGCTGGCGGTCGAGCCTCAATTCATCGTCGCGGACGAGCCGCTGTCGGCGCTCGACGTGTCGATCCAGGCGCAGGTGGTCAACCTGCTGGGCGAGCTGAAGGAGCAGCTCGGCCTCACGCTGCTGTTCATCTCGCACGACCTCGATGTGGTCGAATACCTGTGCGACCGTGTCGTCGTGCTGTACCTGGGCCGCGTGATGGAGATCGCGCCGACCGAGTCGCTCTACGCGAACCCCCGGCACCCGTACACGCGCGCCTTGCTGGCGGCGGCGCCGATCCCCGATCCGGCGCAGCGTCGCGTGGTGCCGCTGCTGCAGGGCGACCTGCCGAGCCCGGCGAACCCGCCCTCGGGCTGCGTCTTCCGCACGCGCTGCCCGATGGCCGAGGAACGCTGCGCAAGCGCCGACATGCGGCTGCGCGAAGTGCAGCCCGGCCACTGGCACGCCTGCTGGCGCGACGATCTCTGA